In Candidatus Hydrogenedentota bacterium, the sequence GCGCGCCGTGCTCGCCGCGAGGGCCGTCTTCAGCCATTCCCGCTGCGCCGCGCTGAACCCGTCCGGGTCGCCCGGTTCCTCCGTGTTCAGCACGACGCATTCCACGGTCCCCCGGCGCACCGTGTAGTTGAACGGGCCGACCCGCTCCTCATACACCCGCAGCACCTCGGGGTCCGTGTTCATCGTGTCATGGTTCCCCGCCACGGGGAAGAACGGCGCGTCGAGGGCGGCGACATTGCCCAGAAACTCGTCCCACATGGGCCCCACCTCGGCGGGAGGCCCGCCCATGATCATGTCGCCCGCGCAGACCACAAAGTCCGGCTTCAGCGCGTTCCACTCCTGGATCATGTCCAGGAAAACCTGCGGCGTGCCCAGCATCCCCCCCGGCTGCGGGTCCGCGCAGACAATGAAGTCCACCGCCTCCGCGCAGGCCTCCGGGGTCGCCGCCAGTTTCGCCAGCGACTTCTCCGCGAGGCTCTCCGCCCCACACCCCCCCGCCGCCAGCAGCGTGCACGCCGCAAGAAATGCAAACCGGGTTCCGTGCCTCATGAGTGGGTGCTCCCGCGCGGCGGAGTTGACGTGCCGACCGCGCCTGTCCCGCCATGGTAGACCATCCCCCGCCGCCCGGACAAGCGGTCGGCGGTCCCTGACCCGCCGAATAAGCGGCTGCGGGAAGAAATGGACCGGTGCCGGGGGCGGGACGGCATGGTATACTGGGCGCAGGAACTTGCGGCATGAACACGCCTTTGGACATAGACAGGGGGCGGCTCGCGTCTTTTTGCGCCCGGTGGCGTATTCTGGAGCTGGACCTGTTCGGTTCGGCATTGCGGGATGACTTCGGGCCGGAGAGCGATGTGGACCTGCTCGCGGTGTACGCGCCGGACGCCCGGATCACCCTGTTTGACGAGGCGCTCATGGAGGAGGAGCTTGAGACGCTGTTTGGCCGGCCGGTGGATCTGCTGAGTCGGCGCGCGGTCGAGGAATCCCCCAACTGGATTCGGCGCCAGGCCATCTTGGAAAGCATGGAGCCCCTCTATGTCGCGCCATGACGACAGCACCTGCCTGCTTGACATCGCGCATGCGGCACGGGCCGTTCTCTCGTTCATTGAGGGCATGGATGAGGCCGCGTTTCGTGGGGACTTGAAGACCCAGGCCGCCGTGCAGCATCAAATCATGATTATTGGCGAGGCGTCAAAGCACCTCACGCCGGCCTTTCGCGAAACCCACCCCGATATACCCTGGAACGCCATTGCGCGCATGCGAGACCGGTTGATTCACGGCTATGGGACGGTGGACCTGGGGGTGGTGTGGAGAACAGCAAGCGAGGCGATTCCCGAGCTGTTTCGCGCGGTCGCGGACCGCTGAACACGAAAAGACGCCGTTTCCCGGCGCCAAGGCCCCTGTAAACGGCTTGGGCCCTGGGGGCGTTTTCGTCCCGCCTTCGGCGGGTGAGCAAGACTGCGGCCCCGTCGGACCAGTCGGACAGGTCAGACCGGCCGGACTTGGGGGGGGAAAACAGAAACAGGCGCAAGGGGGAAACGGGCGGGAAAACAACCGGCGCGTCAGCGCTCCTGCTCGAAGTGGACGGGCGGGGTGATCTCGACGGTGCCGGCCTCGGCGCGGTTGCGCAGGGAGTCCACGAGGGGCCTGGCCACGGTGGTGTAGGCGAACCAGCCGAGGACAATGACGGCGCACACGGCGCCCCACACCTGGGCCTCGTAGACCCAGCGGGGCAGGGACCGGGGCGGCGCGTCGGGGGACGGCGCAAGCCGCGCAAGGCCGCGCCCGCTCCGGGATGACTGGAGCATGCACGCGTGGTACTGGGCGGTGAAGGACTCGGAGTCGAGGCCGAGCAGGCGGCAGTAGGACTGGAGGAATCCGAGGGCGTAGGTCTTCACCGGCAGCGCGGCGAGGTTGCCCTCCTCGAAATGGCGCAGGCAGTCGGTGGGCACATGGACGCGGTCGCGGACCGCGTCCAGGCACAGTCCAAGCTCCTCGCGCCTTTCGCGCAGCAGGTGCCCTGGAAACCGCAGCTGTTTCATGCCACTTCGTCCCTTGACGACTGTTTCTGGTCCACCAGAATCTCCCGCGCCTTGCTACCCATGTGCGGCCCGACGATTCCCCGAATCTCCATCATGTCTATCAGCCGCGCGGCCCGATTATACCCCAGACGGAGCCGGCGCTGCAGCATCGAAATCGAGGCCTGGCCCGACTGGAGGACAACATCCACGGCGTTATCATACTCAGGATCGTCCTCGTCCGCCAGTTTTTCCAGGTACTCCTTGGTTTTCCCAAAATTCTCCACCTCGTCGCGGTACTGCGGGGGGGCCTGCCGCTTGAGCCAGGCCACCAGGGCGTCCATTTCGTCGTCCGAAACGAAGGCCCCCTGGATGCGGTCGGGCTTGCCCTGCCCCGCGGGCAGGTAGAGCATGTCGCCCATGCCCACCAGGCGCTCCGCGCCGATCTCGTCGAGAATGCACCGCGAGTCCACCCGCGACGACACCTGGAAGGAGATGCGCGAGGGGAAGTTGGCCTTGATCACGCCGGTAAGCACGTCCACCGACGGGCGCTGCGTGGCGATGATGAGGTGGATGCCGACGGCGCGCGCCTTCTGCGCGAGCCGCGCGATGGAGTCCTCGACCTCCGCCCGCGCCAGCATCATGAGGTCCGCCAGCTCGTCTATCACGCACACGATGTAGGGCAGCCGGCGCACGACGCTGACGGAGCTGGGGCCGTCCCCGGCGTTCACGATCTCCACCTCGCCGTTCTCGACGCTCTCGTTGTACACCTCGATGTTGCGGAACTGGAGGTCGCGGAAAAGCTGGTAGCGCTCCTCCATCTCGTTCACCAGCCAGCACAGGGCGGCCGAGGCCTTCTTCACGTCCGTGACCACCGGGGTGATCAGGTGGGGGATGTCGTCGAAGATGCTCAGCTCGACCATCTTGGGGTCTATCAGGATGAGCTGGAGCTGCTCGGGCGTGTGCTGCAGCAGCAGGCTCGCCAACAGCGCCTTCACGCACACCGTCTTGCCCGCGCCCGTCGCGCCTGCCACCAGCAGGTGCGGCATGCGCGCCAGGTCCGCAATGCACACGTCGCCGCTGATCCCCTTGCCCAGCGCGAGGTTCAGCGCGCCCTTGCCCCGGCGGAACCCGGCGCTCTCCAGCAGCTCGCGCAGCACCACGGGGTCGCGCTCGAGGTTGGACACCTCGATGCCCACCCGCGCCTTGCCGGGGATCGGCGCCTCCACGCGCACGCCCTTCGCCTCCAGCGTCAGCGCGATGTTGTCCGTCAGCGCGAGGAACTTGCTCACCTTGATGCCCGGCGCGGGCTCCAGCTCGAAGCGCGTCACCGTCGGGCCCCGCGTGATGTCCGTCACCTTCGCCTCAATGCCGAACTCCGCCAGCGTCTCCTCCAGCACCGCGGCCGACCGCCGCAGCTTCTGCTCCAGATTCGGGATCACCACATGCTCCGGCGGGCGGAACAGCTCCAGCGGCGGCGCCGTGTATTTCTTCGGGTAGACGTAGCCCTCGGGCAGGTCGCCCTGGTCCCCCGTCTTCCGCCGCAGGCCGCGCGCGGGGGCCGCCGGCGCGGGCACCGGCGCGTTGCGCAGGGTCCGCGTCTCCTGGGCCGACGCGGGCGTGTGGATCACCACGGCGCGCGCGGGCTCCTGAACGGACGGCACGGCGGGCGCCGGCATCGCCGCCGGCTCGGGGAACGCGGGAACCGCCGGCCCGAAGGCCGCCGTGGACAGCGGGTCGTCGTCCTCGTCCTCGCCGTCGCCCAGGTCGAAAAGCGCCGCCGCGGACCCCGTCGCGGGCGCGGGCGCGGGCGCGGGCGCGGCCTCGTCGGGCGGCAGGTCAAAGGGAAGCGGCGCCGTCTCGGGATAGGGCGGCGCGGGGCGTTTGCGCACCGCGGGCGCGGGCGTGGACGGCACGGGAACCCCCGCCCCCTTGATGACCGGCTCGCCGCTCCACGGCGACCGGGTGTCCTGCGCGGCGGCCCCGGACGGGGCCATTTCGCCCGCTTCGGGGGGCGCGTCCAGCGGTGACTCGTCTGCGGGGCGCGGAGCAACACGCGCGCGCGCCCGGCGGATGCGCCGCCCCGTGCGCCAGCGGCGGTAGTGGCCGCCCATGCCCGTGCAGGCCGCCGCCAGGTACAGCAGCACGCGGCCCAGCACCGCCACGGCGCGGCCCGCGTAGACCAGCAGATGAATGAACAGGAAGTCTGTGCAAAGCAGGAGGCCGATGACCGCCGTCATCATGCCGATCACCTGCGACCCCGCGAACCCAAACCACGGCATCAGCAGGCGGTCCGTCACAAAGGCCCCCACCAGCCCCCCGGCCGCGTTGTTGCTCCAGCCCGACGCAAAGTCCATCTGCGCCAGCCCCGCCGCCGCCCCTGTCAGCAGCGTCAGCCCCGCCAGACGCGTCGCAGGACGGTCCAGCGGCTGCAGGCAGAACAGCATCAGCATCCAGATGAACGTCACCGAGTAGAGCAGGTGCGCCGCATCGCCGAAGAAGAGGGAAAGCGTCCCCGCAAGAAAGGCCCCCAGCGGACCCAGCGTGTTCGGCACCGAGAGCATGCCGTCAATCGGCCGCCCGTCCTGCACCGTCGCGTCGAACCCGTCGCCGATCAGCGATATCATCAGGGTGGCCGTCACGATGAGGGTGCAAACCCCCAGCGTGTAACATCGGCATCTGTGACTTAGCGACCTTTTTTTCTGCACCGTACAGGCTCCCTTGACGATGAGGTGGCCCTGACACCAAGACCAGTCTAGCAGAAGCCCGGCAATTTTTCAACCATATATTGCGTTGATTTCCGGCAAGAGCCCATATATGGGGCGCGCGGGCGCGGGGCTGGCCCCCTATATGCCGCCAACTCGTGCGCACACACTATAAATGGGGGCCAGTCCCCCCGCGCGAAGGGCGGCCTTCGGTCTCGCCGCAGAAAAACATGAGCGCGGCGGCGGGTGGTAGTCCCGCCGCCGCGCCGTCCCGGTCCCTTGACTTGGAGCCAAAGATCAGTCGCAGAGCTCAAAGACGCCCGCGCCGCCCATGCCGCCGCCGATGCACATGGTTTCCAGCCCCCACTTCACGCCGCGGCGCCTCATTTCGTGGATGAGCTGGGTGGCGAGTTTCGCGCCCGTGCAGCCGAGCGGATGCCCGAGGGCGATCGCGCCGCCGTTCACGTTCACGATGTCCTCGCTCAGGTTGAGGTTCTTCACCACATACAGGGTCTGGGCGGCGAAGGCCTCGTTGCACTCGACCAGGCCGAGGTCCTCCACGTTGATGCCCGCCTGCTCGCAGGCGTCGAGGATCGCGGGCACCTGCGGCGGCCCGAGGTAGCCGGGGTCGCCCGCGGCGACGGCGTAGCCGCGCAGGCGCGCCAGCGGCCTGAGGCCCAGCTCCTTCAGGACGGCCTCGCTGACCATGACCACCGCGGCGGCGCCGCAGCTCGTCTGGCTGGAGTTGCCCGCCGTGTGGATGCCCAGCTTGGGCGACGCGGCGAAGGCGGGCCGCAGCTTGGCCAGGCCCTCCAGGGTCGTGTCGGCGCGCGGGCCCTCGTCGGTGTCGAAGATGAAGGTTTTGCCGTCCGGCCCCATCACCTCAAGGGGAACGATCTCCTCCTTGAAGAGGCCCTTCCCGATGGCGGCGGCGGCGCGCTGGTTGCTCCGCAGCGCCCACGCGTCGCACTCCTCGCGCGTGATGCCGAAGTCCCTGGCCACGTTGTCCGCGCACTGGCCCATGCCGGTGTAGGCGCGCGGGTTGTTCTTCGTCAGCCACGGGTTCGGGCAGGTCTTGTTGCCGCCGATGGGGATGACGCTCATGGACTCCAGGCCCCCCGCGATCGCCGCGTCCAGCATGCCGACCTCGATCTTGAGCGCCGCGGTGGTCATGGCCTCCAGGCCGGACGAGCAGAAACGGTTGACCGTCTCGCCGGGGATCGTGTCGGGCAGCCCGGCCGCGAGCTGGGCGATGCGCCCGACGTTCATGCCGGCCTCCGCCTCGGGGAAGGCGCAGCCCATGACGCAGTCGCCGATGCGCTCAACGGGGACGCCCGAGCGCTTCACGGCCTCGCGGATCGCCGCCGCGCCCAGGTCGTCCGGGCGCACGTGGGCAATGGCGCTGCCCGCCTTGGATTTTCCGACCGCGGTGCGAACCGCGGAGACGATGTATGACTTTTCCATGGTAAGGCTCCTTTTTTCCGGTTAGTTGCGCAGCGGCTTG encodes:
- a CDS encoding DNA translocase FtsK; the protein is MISLIGDGFDATVQDGRPIDGMLSVPNTLGPLGAFLAGTLSLFFGDAAHLLYSVTFIWMLMLFCLQPLDRPATRLAGLTLLTGAAAGLAQMDFASGWSNNAAGGLVGAFVTDRLLMPWFGFAGSQVIGMMTAVIGLLLCTDFLFIHLLVYAGRAVAVLGRVLLYLAAACTGMGGHYRRWRTGRRIRRARARVAPRPADESPLDAPPEAGEMAPSGAAAQDTRSPWSGEPVIKGAGVPVPSTPAPAVRKRPAPPYPETAPLPFDLPPDEAAPAPAPAPATGSAAALFDLGDGEDEDDDPLSTAAFGPAVPAFPEPAAMPAPAVPSVQEPARAVVIHTPASAQETRTLRNAPVPAPAAPARGLRRKTGDQGDLPEGYVYPKKYTAPPLELFRPPEHVVIPNLEQKLRRSAAVLEETLAEFGIEAKVTDITRGPTVTRFELEPAPGIKVSKFLALTDNIALTLEAKGVRVEAPIPGKARVGIEVSNLERDPVVLRELLESAGFRRGKGALNLALGKGISGDVCIADLARMPHLLVAGATGAGKTVCVKALLASLLLQHTPEQLQLILIDPKMVELSIFDDIPHLITPVVTDVKKASAALCWLVNEMEERYQLFRDLQFRNIEVYNESVENGEVEIVNAGDGPSSVSVVRRLPYIVCVIDELADLMMLARAEVEDSIARLAQKARAVGIHLIIATQRPSVDVLTGVIKANFPSRISFQVSSRVDSRCILDEIGAERLVGMGDMLYLPAGQGKPDRIQGAFVSDDEMDALVAWLKRQAPPQYRDEVENFGKTKEYLEKLADEDDPEYDNAVDVVLQSGQASISMLQRRLRLGYNRAARLIDMMEIRGIVGPHMGSKAREILVDQKQSSRDEVA
- a CDS encoding thiolase family protein translates to MEKSYIVSAVRTAVGKSKAGSAIAHVRPDDLGAAAIREAVKRSGVPVERIGDCVMGCAFPEAEAGMNVGRIAQLAAGLPDTIPGETVNRFCSSGLEAMTTAALKIEVGMLDAAIAGGLESMSVIPIGGNKTCPNPWLTKNNPRAYTGMGQCADNVARDFGITREECDAWALRSNQRAAAAIGKGLFKEEIVPLEVMGPDGKTFIFDTDEGPRADTTLEGLAKLRPAFAASPKLGIHTAGNSSQTSCGAAAVVMVSEAVLKELGLRPLARLRGYAVAAGDPGYLGPPQVPAILDACEQAGINVEDLGLVECNEAFAAQTLYVVKNLNLSEDIVNVNGGAIALGHPLGCTGAKLATQLIHEMRRRGVKWGLETMCIGGGMGGAGVFELCD
- a CDS encoding nucleotidyltransferase — encoded protein: MNTPLDIDRGRLASFCARWRILELDLFGSALRDDFGPESDVDLLAVYAPDARITLFDEALMEEELETLFGRPVDLLSRRAVEESPNWIRRQAILESMEPLYVAP
- a CDS encoding DUF86 domain-containing protein, with translation MSRHDDSTCLLDIAHAARAVLSFIEGMDEAAFRGDLKTQAAVQHQIMIIGEASKHLTPAFRETHPDIPWNAIARMRDRLIHGYGTVDLGVVWRTASEAIPELFRAVADR